The window AAACAGGTTCCCGCAATTCGACAGGTTTCTTCTTCTGGTCTTTTTTCCGCATCCACATGTTCAGCAGTTCTACTCCAAAGGAGAAGGCCATTGCAAAATAAATATATCCTTTGTCGATATGACTTCCATGCAGGGGTTCCAACCCTTCGAAGAACAGGCTGAAGCCGACCATGAGCAGGAAGGAAAGGGCAAGCATTTTCAGGGTGGGGTGCTTGTGGATAAAGGCAGAGATCTTGTCTGCGAAGAAGAACATCACGATCATGGCGATGATCACGGCGATGATCATCACTGCAACGATCTTTGCCAGGCCAACAGCCGTAATGATACTATCGAAAGAGAATACCATATCGATCAACAGGATCTGGCCGATGATAGCAGCAAATGATTCCCCTTTGCTTTTGGCTTCAAGGGCTTCTTCATCACCTTCCAGTTTGTGGTGGATCTCCTTTACCGTTTTATACAAAAGGAAGAGACCACCCACGAACATGATGATGTTCCTGAGGTTGAAGGCGTAGTGGGAACTTCCCCAGTCGAAACCAAATAGTTCCTTGTTGCCGTTCTTAACCAGCCAGCCAATGGCCATCAATAACAATATCCTTACGGTAATACCCCCGATCATCCAGATCCGTCGGGCTTTGAGCTGATCTTTTTTGTCGAGGCGTCCCATCAGGATGGAAACGAAGATCACGTTATCGATGCCCAATACAATTTCCAATACAGCCAGTGTAATAAGGCTGATCATTGCGTCTACAGTGAGCAGTTGTTCCATGGTTTAGTGTTGATTTATGTGCTTGTTTGCTTTTTAAAGTTTTTCAATTGGTCAACCCCTTTACCAATAAATTGATTGACGATAGGCAAAAA is drawn from Flavihumibacter rivuli and contains these coding sequences:
- a CDS encoding TerC family protein; the encoded protein is MEQLLTVDAMISLITLAVLEIVLGIDNVIFVSILMGRLDKKDQLKARRIWMIGGITVRILLLMAIGWLVKNGNKELFGFDWGSSHYAFNLRNIIMFVGGLFLLYKTVKEIHHKLEGDEEALEAKSKGESFAAIIGQILLIDMVFSFDSIITAVGLAKIVAVMIIAVIIAMIVMFFFADKISAFIHKHPTLKMLALSFLLMVGFSLFFEGLEPLHGSHIDKGYIYFAMAFSFGVELLNMWMRKKDQKKKPVELREPVLRQSQYRDTMPTPYDDQAK